The Phragmites australis chromosome 1, lpPhrAust1.1, whole genome shotgun sequence genomic interval CAGCAGCGGttcgagaggaggaggaggaggagatggggaaGGGCGTCCTGGAGGTGCACCTCGTCGACGCCAAGGGCCTCTCCGGCAACGATTTCTTAGGTGGGTGGGTCGCCTCGCCTCTCGcctctcgcgcgcgcgcgcgggcgTTGGTGTGCGCTCTTGGTGATTCGGGCTGTGTCGTTCTTGCGGCCGGTTTCGGTGGGGGGTGGCCCGTGGTCCTGATCTAACCGTCACCTTGTGTTGCGCCGCTCCTGCAGGGAAGCTGGACCCGTACGTGATCGTGCAGTACCGGAGCCAGGAGCGCAAGAGCTCCGTCGCCCGAGGTCAGTCCTAGTATACATCGCGCTCCCCTTCTCTTCCGATCAGGGCGTGCCGAACGCAACCCGAGCGCCCAATTCTCAAGTTAGAACGGAGCGACGGGGACGCCGTTGGCATTGACGAATGACAATCCAACCCACACGAGCCACGGCTGTGAAATGCGATCTCTCCTCTAAACGAACCGTGACCTGTGCATATCGCAGACCAAGGGAGGAACCCGTGCTGGAACGAGGTGTTCAAGTTCCAGATCAACTCCTCCGCGGCGAACGTGCAGCACAAGCTCATCCTCCGGATCCTGGACCACGACCACTTCTCCAGCGACGACTTCCTCGGCGAAGCGACGTGAGCGCCCGTCAACCATGCCGAATCGCTGCTCCTGATTGTTCTGCCCTCCAGAACAACTGACTAAATTAACCGTTGGTTTCTCGCGCTGCAGGATCGACGTGACGGACATAATCAGCTTGGGCACGGAGAGCGGCACGTACCAGCTGAACGCGGCAAAGCACAGCGTGGTCCTCGCGGACAAGACGTACCACGGCGAGATCAAGGTTGGCGTCACCTTCACCGCCGCCCAGGTACAGGAAGGTGGAGAAGTCGGAGGCTGGAGGCACAGCTTCAATCACTAGAAGATGCGGTGAACTTTCAACTTCTTTCGTTGATTGGTAGTATTCG includes:
- the LOC133924252 gene encoding elicitor-responsive protein 1-like, encoding MGKGVLEVHLVDAKGLSGNDFLGKLDPYVIVQYRSQERKSSVARDQGRNPCWNEVFKFQINSSAANVQHKLILRILDHDHFSSDDFLGEATIDVTDIISLGTESGTYQLNAAKHSVVLADKTYHGEIKVGVTFTAAQVQEGGEVGGWRHSFNH